A portion of the Clostridium gelidum genome contains these proteins:
- a CDS encoding glycoside hydrolase family 48 protein — protein MIKAKLKIIVASIMCSTICFTSVFSSAAMAATIEKVSTTTTATDEYQQRFISLWGKIHDSKNGYFRDITQDGKTLKVPYHSVETLMCEAPDYGHETTSEAYSYYMWLEAMYGKFTNNWSNFGDAWESADKYIIPHGQDQTGMNSYKPDSPATLANEYPTINKYPSKLQFGAPVGKDPISSELKNAYGSSEMYGMHWLLDVDNWYGFGNRGDEKSTAPSYINTFQRGQEESCFKTIPQPSYEAFKSGGKNGFLDLFTGDNNYSKQWRYTDAPDADARAIQATYWADEWAKSQGKDVSKYVTKATKMGDYLRYSMFDKYFKPIGVGTDNPSNTSQSYLMSWYYAWGGGADGGWSWKIGSSHNHFGYQNPMAAWVLSKDSDFKPKSTNGQSDWDKSLDRQLEFYQWLQSSEGGIAGGATNSLTTESGSYSKYPEGTPTFYGMAYDWAPVYRDPPSNNWFGMQTWSMQRVAELYYKTGDKRAEAILDKWSKWVKSVVKLNADGTYAVPNNLTWSGEPDTWDGNYTGNSGLHVKVKDYSQDIGVTSSLANTLMYYSVGKSKHSTYDASYTNLAKELLDRMWNLNQDDKGLSVKEERADYSKMFDTKVYTPDGWTGKMPNGDEIKSGVSFLDIRSKYKQDPDFAKVEEAYKNGTAPTFKYHRFWAESEAAIANGTFSILSKEIIDNKLPGDANGDGAVDIQDYITLQKYILDPTVPIKAENVDLNNDTRVNSADLFLLRKTVLGNE, from the coding sequence ATGATAAAGGCGAAATTAAAAATAATAGTTGCATCTATTATGTGCTCAACAATTTGTTTTACATCAGTATTTAGTAGTGCAGCTATGGCAGCTACAATTGAAAAGGTTTCAACAACTACTACAGCAACTGATGAATACCAACAACGTTTTATAAGCTTATGGGGAAAAATCCATGATTCAAAAAATGGATATTTCAGAGATATAACTCAAGATGGAAAAACTTTGAAGGTTCCTTATCATTCAGTAGAAACATTAATGTGTGAAGCACCTGATTATGGGCATGAAACAACTAGTGAAGCTTATAGTTACTATATGTGGTTAGAAGCAATGTACGGAAAATTCACAAATAATTGGTCTAATTTTGGAGATGCATGGGAATCAGCAGATAAATACATCATACCTCATGGCCAAGATCAAACTGGAATGAATTCATATAAGCCTGATAGTCCAGCAACACTTGCAAATGAATATCCAACTATAAATAAGTATCCAAGTAAATTACAATTTGGAGCGCCAGTTGGAAAGGATCCAATTAGTAGCGAATTAAAGAATGCATATGGATCAAGTGAAATGTATGGAATGCATTGGCTTCTTGATGTTGATAATTGGTATGGATTTGGCAACCGTGGAGATGAAAAAAGTACGGCACCATCATATATAAATACTTTCCAAAGAGGACAAGAAGAATCATGTTTTAAAACAATACCTCAACCTTCATATGAAGCATTTAAATCAGGCGGAAAAAATGGGTTCTTAGATTTATTTACAGGAGATAATAATTATTCTAAACAATGGCGCTATACAGATGCACCAGATGCAGATGCACGTGCGATACAGGCAACATATTGGGCTGATGAATGGGCAAAGTCTCAAGGTAAAGATGTTAGTAAATATGTAACTAAGGCAACAAAAATGGGAGATTATTTAAGATATTCTATGTTTGATAAATACTTCAAACCTATTGGTGTAGGAACAGATAATCCGTCAAATACTAGTCAATCTTATTTAATGTCATGGTACTATGCTTGGGGCGGTGGAGCTGATGGTGGCTGGTCTTGGAAGATTGGAAGTAGTCATAATCACTTTGGATATCAAAACCCAATGGCAGCATGGGTATTGTCAAAAGATAGCGACTTTAAACCTAAATCAACAAATGGTCAATCTGATTGGGATAAGAGTTTAGATCGTCAATTAGAATTTTATCAATGGTTACAGTCTTCAGAAGGCGGAATAGCAGGTGGAGCAACTAATTCATTAACTACAGAAAGTGGAAGTTATAGCAAATATCCAGAAGGAACACCAACCTTCTATGGTATGGCTTATGACTGGGCACCTGTATATCGTGATCCACCAAGTAATAACTGGTTTGGTATGCAAACATGGTCAATGCAACGTGTTGCTGAACTTTATTATAAGACAGGAGATAAGAGAGCAGAAGCAATACTTGATAAATGGTCAAAATGGGTTAAAAGCGTAGTTAAACTTAATGCAGATGGAACTTATGCAGTACCAAATAACTTAACTTGGTCAGGAGAGCCAGATACATGGGATGGAAATTATACAGGCAATTCAGGTCTTCATGTTAAGGTAAAAGATTATTCACAAGATATTGGAGTAACATCATCATTAGCTAATACATTAATGTACTATAGTGTAGGAAAGAGTAAGCATTCAACTTATGATGCATCTTATACAAATTTAGCAAAAGAACTTCTTGATCGTATGTGGAATTTGAACCAAGATGATAAAGGATTATCAGTTAAAGAAGAACGTGCAGATTATAGCAAAATGTTTGACACAAAAGTATATACTCCAGATGGATGGACTGGAAAAATGCCTAATGGTGATGAAATTAAATCTGGTGTAAGTTTCTTAGATATTCGTTCTAAATACAAACAAGATCCTGACTTTGCAAAAGTAGAAGAGGCTTATAAGAATGGAACTGCACCAACATTTAAATATCATCGTTTTTGGGCAGAATCAGAAGCAGCTATAGCAAATGGTACTTTTTCAATTTTATCAAAAGAAATAATTGATAATAAATTACCTGGAGATGCAAATGGAGATGGAGCAGTTGACATTCAAGATTATATTACATTGCAAAAATATATATTAGATCCAACAGTTCCAATAAAAGCTGAAAATGTTGATTTAAATAATGATACAAGAGTTAATTCAGCAGATTTATTTTTATTAAGAAAAACTGTACTTGGGAATGAGTAA